A genomic region of Novipirellula aureliae contains the following coding sequences:
- a CDS encoding S1C family serine protease: MVPKPETCRHHAVCRSPNVPRCFFIISLIGMSWITVSTVASAQTNSTLSSDGHSVSVRRPSLDEPSQQMIDSQRERLFNELAEEFSMFDRLGNLVRRVSQLVKPSVIHIEAHKTEKNESYDEAGAGVVLRIGNDTWVMTNRHVIVGASPSEILLRTSDGKEFHPSEILADASTDVAILKISPTALPPARLGNSDMTEIGDFVIAIGSPFGLSHSVTFGILSAKGRRDLSLGEQRIEMQDFFQTDAAINPGNSGGPLLNLRGEVVALNTAIASSSGGSEGIGFAIPINMAVQVADQLVQYGQLRRGYLGVTLDPVFSAADLAAAGYTAAAGGALVKSVRPGSPAEVAHLQRGDIIVEFSGQKVDSDDHLVAQVGLAKIGEKIPMIIYRDGKRYRTEVVLTDMR; the protein is encoded by the coding sequence TCACGCGGTATGTCGTTCGCCCAATGTGCCAAGATGTTTTTTCATCATTTCACTGATTGGAATGTCTTGGATCACCGTTTCCACGGTCGCCTCTGCGCAAACAAACTCGACATTGAGCTCGGATGGCCATTCGGTAAGCGTCCGTCGTCCGTCACTCGACGAGCCGAGCCAACAGATGATCGACTCACAGCGTGAGCGTCTGTTCAACGAATTGGCCGAAGAATTTAGCATGTTCGATCGGCTCGGCAATCTCGTTCGACGGGTCTCACAACTGGTGAAACCAAGTGTCATTCATATCGAAGCACATAAAACAGAAAAGAACGAGTCTTATGATGAAGCAGGTGCGGGGGTCGTTTTGCGGATTGGGAATGACACTTGGGTAATGACCAACCGGCACGTGATTGTCGGCGCAAGCCCCAGCGAGATTTTGCTAAGGACGAGTGATGGAAAAGAGTTTCATCCCAGTGAAATTCTCGCCGACGCGAGCACGGATGTCGCCATTTTGAAAATCTCGCCAACAGCGTTGCCGCCTGCTCGGTTGGGCAACAGCGACATGACCGAGATCGGCGATTTTGTGATAGCGATTGGCAGCCCCTTTGGCTTGAGTCATTCGGTCACGTTTGGAATTTTGAGTGCGAAGGGGCGGCGGGATTTATCGCTCGGGGAACAACGAATTGAAATGCAGGATTTCTTTCAAACCGATGCAGCGATCAATCCGGGAAACAGTGGTGGGCCGCTGCTTAACCTGCGTGGCGAAGTCGTCGCACTCAATACCGCGATCGCCAGTAGCAGCGGAGGTAGCGAAGGGATCGGTTTCGCCATTCCGATCAACATGGCCGTTCAAGTCGCCGATCAATTGGTCCAATACGGGCAACTGCGCCGCGGCTATCTAGGCGTGACACTCGACCCCGTCTTTTCGGCTGCGGATTTGGCTGCAGCCGGATACACCGCCGCGGCTGGCGGCGCACTGGTCAAATCCGTTCGCCCTGGATCGCCTGCCGAAGTGGCTCATTTGCAACGTGGTGATATCATCGTCGAATTCTCAGGCCAAAAAGTCGATAGCGATGACCATTTGGTCGCCCAAGTCGGACTAGCCAAAATTGGTGAGAAAATCCCGATGATTATCTACCGTGATGGCAAACGCTATCGGACCGAGGTCGTCTTGACCGATATGCGTTGA
- a CDS encoding NupC/NupG family nucleoside CNT transporter — protein MQSRLICGLGIIILVSIAWLLSSDRRRFPVRIVVGGILLQIVLGFLVLRTPWGQLLFEQLGNGVTHLLSFVDEGASFVFDINARSTDSVDDIIPVKHALLRTFAFGVLPTVIFFSAFMSVLYHIGVMQWVVISMAWAMQRTLGTSGPETLSAAANVFVGHTEAPLVVKPYLATMTRSELNALMTGGFATVTGGLLGAYVDMGMDASHLITASVISAPAALLIAKVMLPETEGAPSTERLQLSSEKASVNVIGAAVQGASDGLKLALNVAAMLIAFLALIALCNSILVAITGVTLESILGYVFAPLALCMGIPIDESVAAGEFIGIKTVANEFIAFMQLGELDTASVDSPISERTKTILTYALAGFSNFGAIGIQVGGIGGLEPSRKDDLAKLGLRAMFGGLLACCMTGAVAGMLL, from the coding sequence ATGCAATCTCGACTGATTTGCGGTCTCGGCATCATTATCCTGGTCTCGATTGCATGGCTGCTGAGTTCTGATCGACGACGGTTTCCGGTGCGAATTGTTGTCGGCGGAATTCTGTTGCAAATCGTACTGGGTTTCTTGGTACTTCGAACTCCTTGGGGGCAGCTCCTGTTTGAGCAGCTTGGGAACGGAGTCACTCATCTACTGAGCTTCGTTGACGAAGGTGCCTCATTCGTTTTCGACATCAATGCGCGAAGCACCGATTCCGTTGATGACATCATCCCAGTTAAGCATGCATTGCTAAGAACCTTTGCGTTCGGGGTATTGCCCACGGTGATTTTCTTTTCGGCCTTCATGTCCGTGCTGTATCACATCGGCGTGATGCAGTGGGTGGTGATCTCGATGGCATGGGCGATGCAGCGAACGCTGGGGACGAGTGGACCCGAAACCTTATCCGCAGCAGCAAACGTCTTTGTCGGACACACCGAAGCGCCGCTGGTGGTCAAACCTTACTTAGCAACGATGACTCGTAGCGAGCTGAATGCCTTGATGACGGGCGGTTTTGCGACGGTTACCGGTGGGCTTCTCGGGGCCTACGTCGACATGGGAATGGATGCCAGCCATCTGATAACCGCTTCGGTTATCAGTGCTCCCGCTGCGTTGTTGATCGCCAAGGTAATGCTGCCCGAGACTGAAGGGGCACCGTCGACCGAAAGACTTCAGTTATCTTCCGAAAAAGCGAGTGTGAATGTGATTGGTGCAGCGGTTCAAGGTGCTTCGGACGGATTGAAACTGGCCTTAAATGTTGCTGCGATGTTGATCGCCTTCTTAGCATTGATCGCACTTTGTAATTCTATTTTGGTAGCGATAACCGGCGTGACACTCGAATCGATTCTGGGTTACGTTTTTGCTCCGTTGGCATTGTGCATGGGAATTCCGATCGACGAATCGGTCGCTGCAGGAGAGTTTATCGGCATCAAGACGGTCGCCAACGAGTTCATCGCGTTCATGCAACTCGGGGAACTTGATACGGCAAGTGTTGACAGTCCGATCAGTGAGCGGACGAAAACGATTTTGACCTATGCGCTCGCAGGCTTTTCCAACTTTGGTGCAATAGGCATTCAAGTCGGTGGGATTGGCGGTCTCGAGCCTAGCCGCAAAGATGATCTGGCCAAACTGGGGTTGCGAGCGATGTTCGGGGGGCTGTTGGCATGCTGCATGACCGGAGCGGTCGCCGGAATGCTGTTGTGA
- the upp gene encoding uracil phosphoribosyltransferase: protein MNNLIKIDHPLVEHHLCRLRDKTTRSSEFRATIGRLSMLVGVYATQDLSTKPCRVPTPITDANCHELAVRIGLVPILRAGLGMVEPLQQLLPDAAVWHLGLYRNEETAEPIGYYDKLPMSGAPNVALVLDPMLATGGSVDLVVRRLIEWGVDEIRILSIIAAQPGVDRVLSDFPKVKLFVAVVDPELNDRSFIVPGLGDAGDRIFDTPQTE, encoded by the coding sequence GTGAACAACTTAATCAAGATCGATCATCCGCTTGTCGAGCACCATCTTTGCCGGCTTCGTGACAAGACGACCCGGTCGAGCGAGTTCCGTGCAACGATCGGGCGATTGTCCATGTTGGTAGGCGTTTACGCGACACAAGACTTGTCGACCAAGCCTTGTCGGGTTCCAACCCCGATCACCGACGCCAATTGTCACGAGTTGGCGGTGAGGATTGGATTGGTTCCGATTTTGCGTGCTGGGCTTGGCATGGTCGAACCGCTTCAACAATTGCTGCCCGATGCTGCTGTTTGGCATTTGGGGCTCTATCGAAACGAAGAAACCGCTGAGCCAATCGGTTATTATGACAAGTTGCCGATGTCAGGTGCCCCGAATGTCGCTTTGGTCCTCGACCCGATGTTGGCCACTGGCGGTAGCGTCGATTTGGTTGTGAGGCGATTGATTGAGTGGGGCGTCGACGAGATTCGAATCTTGAGCATCATTGCGGCTCAGCCAGGTGTGGATCGAGTATTGTCTGATTTCCCTAAGGTTAAATTATTTGTCGCGGTTGTCGATCCTGAATTGAACGATCGATCGTTTATTGTGCCTGGTCTAGGTGACGCGGGAGACCGCATCTTCGACACGCCTCAAACCGAATAG
- the hemE gene encoding uroporphyrinogen decarboxylase: MSKPSANFNGLHIAALESRRAEDMTRLIQRHGGEAHVSPSMKEVPIEPNRAAIDFAHRVMTGEISTMILMTGVGFRYFLKAIEKHLDQQRFLDSLSDITTICRGPKPAAVMREFGLKPTYRAPEPNTWRELLQTIDANLSIANQTVGLQEYGITNASLIAGLEARGATVEPVRVYGWEFPSDTLLLEENVQALAAGQRDVLLVTSAHQIVNMLRMAEQLNRVDSLRRGLHSTVIASIGPTTSQMLFECDLHVDIEPSHPKMGHLVTETAARSEALVQAKRRLKPIDLKQESMAESSPCHDSLFLRACRGEATERTPVWLMRQAGRYMSEYREVRSQHTFLELCANPKLCSEIMCTAVDRLGVDAAIIFSDLLPILVPMGLDLEFVKGDGPVIHNPVRTAAEVDRIQPLDRPEELDFVYETVRQTRKDLPAEMPLIGFAGAPFTLASYAIEGGGSRQYSHTKKLMYDPSSAWSDLMSKLSDAITVYLNHQIAAGANCVQLFDSWAGCLSPTDYIKHVLPWMKQIIAGIDPSVPVINFATGNPELLPLLRGDRRTVVGVDWRIPLDVAWQRIGHDCSVQGNLDPTILLADPDVIRERVADLLESVGDRPGHIFNLGHGVLKETPVENAIALVECVKELSVRSS, translated from the coding sequence ATGTCAAAACCGTCTGCAAATTTCAACGGGCTTCATATTGCGGCATTGGAAAGCCGCCGTGCCGAGGACATGACCCGTTTGATTCAGCGGCATGGTGGCGAGGCACATGTTAGTCCTTCGATGAAAGAGGTTCCCATCGAACCGAACCGTGCGGCGATCGATTTTGCCCACCGCGTGATGACGGGTGAAATCAGTACGATGATCTTGATGACCGGTGTCGGTTTTCGCTATTTCTTAAAAGCAATCGAAAAGCATCTCGACCAACAACGGTTCCTCGATTCTCTTTCCGACATCACAACGATTTGTCGTGGCCCGAAGCCAGCCGCGGTGATGCGTGAATTCGGGCTCAAACCCACCTACCGGGCCCCTGAACCGAACACGTGGCGTGAGTTACTGCAAACGATCGATGCCAATTTATCGATCGCCAACCAAACCGTTGGTCTGCAGGAATACGGAATTACCAACGCATCGCTAATCGCAGGACTTGAGGCAAGAGGTGCAACGGTTGAACCAGTCCGAGTCTATGGATGGGAATTTCCAAGCGATACGCTGCTGCTCGAAGAAAACGTGCAAGCTTTGGCGGCTGGCCAGCGTGATGTGTTGTTGGTCACCAGCGCCCATCAAATCGTCAATATGCTGCGAATGGCAGAACAATTGAATCGAGTTGACTCCTTGCGGCGTGGTTTGCATTCGACGGTGATCGCTTCGATTGGGCCGACGACCAGTCAAATGCTTTTCGAATGTGATTTGCACGTTGACATCGAACCATCGCATCCGAAGATGGGGCACCTTGTGACGGAAACCGCGGCTCGTAGCGAAGCTCTCGTTCAAGCAAAGCGTCGACTCAAACCGATCGATTTAAAGCAGGAATCCATGGCGGAGAGTTCCCCCTGTCACGACTCGCTATTCTTGCGTGCATGTCGCGGTGAAGCCACCGAGCGGACTCCCGTTTGGCTAATGCGTCAAGCGGGCCGATACATGTCCGAGTATCGCGAGGTTCGATCGCAACACACTTTCTTGGAGCTTTGTGCCAATCCGAAGCTCTGTAGCGAAATCATGTGTACCGCCGTCGATCGATTGGGGGTCGATGCGGCAATCATTTTCTCGGACCTGTTGCCCATTTTGGTGCCAATGGGTCTCGACCTGGAGTTCGTCAAGGGAGACGGGCCAGTGATTCACAATCCGGTCCGAACGGCTGCGGAAGTAGACCGCATCCAACCGCTCGACCGGCCGGAGGAACTTGATTTTGTTTATGAAACCGTTCGGCAAACCCGCAAAGACTTGCCAGCGGAAATGCCACTCATCGGATTCGCCGGGGCACCCTTTACTCTAGCCAGTTATGCGATCGAGGGTGGTGGCAGTCGCCAGTATTCGCATACCAAGAAATTGATGTACGATCCATCGTCGGCATGGTCCGATTTGATGAGCAAACTGTCCGATGCGATCACCGTTTATCTGAACCATCAAATTGCAGCGGGTGCAAACTGCGTCCAATTATTCGACAGTTGGGCGGGATGCTTGTCGCCGACGGATTACATCAAGCATGTATTGCCTTGGATGAAACAGATCATTGCAGGGATCGATCCATCGGTACCCGTCATCAACTTTGCGACGGGCAACCCAGAGCTTTTGCCGTTACTTCGCGGTGACCGGCGAACGGTCGTTGGCGTCGATTGGCGTATCCCGCTCGATGTCGCTTGGCAGCGTATCGGGCACGATTGCTCGGTTCAAGGAAACCTTGACCCGACCATTCTCTTGGCCGATCCTGATGTGATCCGAGAACGCGTCGCCGACTTGCTTGAATCGGTCGGCGATCGACCGGGACACATTTTCAACCTCGGTCACGGCGTCTTAAAAGAAACGCCCGTCGAAAATGCCATTGCCCTAGTCGAATGCGTGAAAGAACTAAGCGTGCGCTCGTCATGA
- a CDS encoding MFS transporter translates to MKSARETPGQTPGSPLAKFPFDPARLPFFYGTVALALGTLGVLASAPGQTIGVSVFTDFLMDAHQLSRSWISFAYLVGTISSALLITRAGRWYDRYGGRWMSAAAALMLSLALTGMSFSAEIAESIAAFLPSVDRSYTSLAVLMLGFFAMRFFGQGMLTLSSRNMVLEWFEQRRGMALAFIGISVAFGFSLTPPFFEWLIQKGGWQWAWQTIAALVASFAIIAFCFGRARPEDHGLLPDGPFAKDARNIHPETRNGRHFTLSEARGTYSFWVFTFCTVLSGLLLTSLSFHVVSFFADAGMPRREAVAIFIPAACVSVVVEFVASWLSDFVKLKYLAMVQLIGIVMLSLSLSFLGSQTSVVFVVLGMGLMQGMFGIIASVTWPRFFGRKHLGAISGFSTSLVVAGTAVGPYLFSVAHDQFDTYRVATLLCALFAVILLAASLRADRPQ, encoded by the coding sequence ATGAAATCTGCTCGCGAGACACCTGGACAGACACCTGGCTCGCCACTCGCCAAATTTCCGTTCGATCCCGCTCGCCTGCCGTTCTTTTATGGCACGGTCGCGTTAGCACTGGGAACGCTGGGGGTTCTGGCCAGTGCCCCGGGGCAAACGATCGGCGTCTCGGTGTTCACCGATTTTTTGATGGATGCTCACCAATTGTCTCGCAGTTGGATCAGCTTTGCGTACTTGGTGGGTACGATTTCCAGTGCATTGTTGATCACGCGTGCTGGTCGTTGGTACGACCGATATGGAGGACGCTGGATGTCCGCCGCTGCGGCATTGATGTTATCACTGGCTTTGACCGGCATGAGTTTCTCGGCCGAAATCGCCGAGTCCATCGCAGCGTTTTTACCAAGCGTCGATCGCAGCTATACGTCCTTGGCCGTCTTGATGCTAGGCTTCTTCGCGATGCGTTTTTTTGGACAAGGCATGTTGACGTTGTCATCACGCAACATGGTGCTGGAGTGGTTTGAGCAGCGTCGTGGTATGGCGTTGGCTTTCATCGGGATTTCGGTCGCGTTTGGCTTTTCCTTGACGCCTCCATTTTTTGAATGGCTGATCCAAAAGGGTGGCTGGCAATGGGCATGGCAAACGATTGCAGCACTCGTTGCCTCGTTTGCAATCATCGCATTTTGTTTTGGGCGAGCGAGACCCGAAGACCATGGACTATTGCCTGACGGGCCGTTCGCGAAGGACGCTCGGAATATCCACCCCGAAACTCGAAACGGGCGGCACTTTACGTTATCGGAAGCGAGAGGCACGTACAGTTTTTGGGTGTTCACATTTTGCACCGTTTTATCTGGCTTACTGTTAACGTCCCTTTCCTTTCACGTGGTCTCTTTTTTCGCTGACGCAGGAATGCCGCGTCGTGAGGCGGTGGCCATCTTCATCCCGGCCGCCTGTGTTAGCGTCGTCGTTGAATTTGTTGCCAGTTGGTTGAGCGATTTTGTTAAGCTAAAGTATCTGGCGATGGTACAACTGATTGGAATCGTCATGCTGTCTTTGAGCCTGTCGTTTCTGGGCTCGCAAACGTCGGTCGTATTTGTGGTGTTGGGAATGGGGCTAATGCAAGGCATGTTTGGTATTATTGCATCGGTGACGTGGCCGCGATTCTTTGGCCGTAAACACCTCGGTGCCATTTCGGGGTTTTCGACCTCTCTGGTCGTCGCAGGGACGGCGGTTGGCCCCTATTTGTTCAGTGTGGCACACGACCAATTTGATACTTATCGCGTCGCCACGTTGCTGTGCGCCCTATTCGCTGTCATCCTGCTAGCCGCATCGCTGCGAGCGGACCGCCCGCAGTAA